A single region of the Devosia sp. FJ2-5-3 genome encodes:
- a CDS encoding exopolysaccharide biosynthesis protein: MTARSTPITRHVNRIITVLRRISAEGEASHLTFADLIAAMGPQAHRLLILMLTLLNMIPGPPGFGGTIAWTTFAVALAMVLNRPIRLPGIIGRRKLPLKPLLLASEQVAKVTSIIARFSRPRLRVLTGAGANVPYGIFAMLISVAMTIPIPFVNAVPNIGLCILAFSMLNRDGIGTVLGVLVCVIGLGVEAGLILGVINLGMNAIEAVR; this comes from the coding sequence GTGACCGCTCGGTCCACACCGATAACGCGACACGTCAACCGCATCATCACCGTGCTGCGGCGCATTTCAGCGGAGGGTGAGGCCTCGCACCTCACCTTCGCCGATCTCATCGCTGCCATGGGGCCACAGGCGCATCGCCTGCTGATCCTCATGTTGACCCTGCTCAACATGATCCCCGGTCCGCCGGGTTTTGGCGGCACCATCGCCTGGACGACCTTTGCCGTGGCCCTGGCCATGGTGCTCAACCGGCCCATCCGTCTCCCCGGCATTATCGGGCGGCGGAAACTGCCGCTGAAGCCGCTGCTGCTGGCCAGTGAACAGGTCGCGAAGGTGACGTCGATCATTGCGCGGTTTTCGCGGCCCCGGTTGCGTGTGCTGACCGGAGCCGGGGCCAATGTGCCCTATGGCATCTTCGCCATGCTCATCAGCGTAGCGATGACCATCCCGATCCCGTTCGTCAACGCCGTGCCCAATATAGGGCTCTGCATCCTCGCCTTCTCCATGCTCAACCGCGACGGAATCGGCACTGTGCTTGGCGTGCTTGTGTGTGTCATCGGCCTCGGCGTCGAGGCTGGCCTGATCCTTGGGGTCATAAATCTCGGCATGAATGCGATCGAGGCGGTCCGCTGA
- a CDS encoding ABC transporter ATP-binding protein, with the protein MNSPHLRLSGVHRHYGEGERMVRVLDAADMVVESGELVALVAPSGAGKSTLLHLCGLLEPPQAGEVEIVGVKTSGLNDRGRTQLRRSTVGYVYQFHHLLPEFSALENVAMPQLIAGQGPEAAKVRAQELLELLGVGHRGDHRPAELSGGEQQRVAIARAAANHPRVILADEPTGNLDPETSDRVFQALQSLIRSEGAAALIATHNYDLARRADRIITLRNGQVVAHTL; encoded by the coding sequence ATGAATAGTCCCCATCTGCGCCTTTCGGGTGTCCACCGGCATTATGGCGAAGGCGAGCGCATGGTGCGCGTGCTCGATGCTGCTGACATGGTTGTCGAAAGCGGCGAGCTGGTTGCGCTGGTCGCGCCCTCGGGCGCCGGCAAATCGACCCTGTTGCATCTTTGCGGCCTGCTCGAGCCACCACAGGCGGGGGAAGTCGAGATCGTCGGGGTCAAGACCAGCGGGCTCAATGACCGCGGCCGCACGCAATTGCGGCGCTCGACTGTCGGCTATGTCTATCAGTTCCACCATCTGCTGCCCGAATTCTCGGCGCTCGAGAATGTTGCCATGCCGCAATTGATTGCCGGTCAGGGGCCAGAAGCGGCAAAGGTGCGGGCGCAGGAATTGCTCGAGCTGCTCGGGGTCGGCCATCGTGGCGACCACCGCCCGGCGGAACTGTCCGGCGGCGAACAGCAACGTGTGGCCATCGCCCGCGCGGCCGCCAATCACCCCCGGGTGATCCTGGCCGATGAACCCACCGGCAATCTCGACCCCGAAACGAGCGACCGGGTGTTCCAGGCGCTGCAGTCGCTGATCCGCAGTGAGGGCGCCGCTGCGCTGATCGCCACGCACAATTACGATCTCGCCCGCAGGGCAGACCGGATCATTACCCTCCGCAACGGGCAGGTGGTGGCCCACACCCTCTAG
- the queA gene encoding tRNA preQ1(34) S-adenosylmethionine ribosyltransferase-isomerase QueA, translated as MRVSEFDFDLPENLIALHPAEPRDSARLLLVRPGEPIEDRHIPDLLTLLQPGDVLVVNDTRVLPAELRGTRVRGELRANVSFNLHKRVDAHTWRAFARPAKKLALLDELELGNGDADALRARVAGKGDTGEITLEFELGGAELDEAIKSHGAMPLPPYIGAKRDVEERDKVDYQTVYAAEDGAVAAPTAGLHFTEKLLQQISDLGVTIERVTLHVGAGTFLPMKADDTDDHVMHSEWGEIDQATVERINARRAAGGRVVAVGTTSLRLLETASRATGTLQPFMGDTDIFITPGFRFRTVDLLMTNFHLPKSTLFMLVSAFSGLNTMKAAYAHAIAGGYRFYSYGDSSLLFRDRSGDDEDEV; from the coding sequence ATGCGCGTATCAGAATTCGACTTCGACCTGCCCGAGAACCTTATCGCCCTTCATCCGGCCGAGCCCCGCGATAGCGCGCGGCTCTTGCTCGTGCGTCCGGGCGAGCCCATTGAAGACCGGCACATCCCCGATCTGCTGACCCTCCTGCAGCCCGGCGACGTGCTTGTCGTCAACGACACCCGTGTCCTGCCGGCCGAGCTCAGGGGTACGCGGGTGCGCGGGGAGTTGCGGGCCAATGTGTCGTTCAACCTCCACAAGCGCGTCGATGCTCATACCTGGCGTGCCTTTGCCCGTCCGGCCAAAAAGCTCGCGCTGCTCGATGAGCTGGAGCTCGGCAATGGCGACGCCGACGCCCTGCGCGCCCGTGTGGCGGGCAAGGGCGACACCGGAGAGATAACGCTGGAGTTCGAGCTGGGCGGGGCTGAGCTCGACGAGGCCATCAAGTCGCACGGCGCCATGCCGCTGCCGCCCTATATCGGGGCCAAGCGCGACGTCGAAGAGCGCGACAAGGTCGACTACCAGACCGTCTATGCCGCCGAGGATGGGGCCGTGGCCGCGCCGACGGCTGGCCTCCATTTCACCGAAAAACTGCTCCAGCAGATTTCCGATCTCGGCGTCACCATCGAGCGGGTGACGCTGCATGTGGGGGCAGGGACCTTCCTGCCGATGAAGGCGGACGACACCGACGATCACGTCATGCATTCAGAATGGGGCGAGATCGACCAGGCAACGGTCGAACGCATCAACGCCCGCCGTGCTGCCGGTGGTCGCGTCGTTGCCGTCGGCACCACCAGCCTGCGCCTCCTCGAAACCGCCTCGCGCGCAACCGGCACGTTGCAGCCCTTCATGGGCGATACCGACATCTTCATCACGCCGGGCTTCCGCTTCCGCACCGTCGATTTGCTGATGACCAATTTCCACCTGCCCAAGTCGACCTTGTTCATGCTGGTCAGCGCCTTTTCAGGCCTCAACACCATGAAGGCGGCCTACGCCCATGCGATCGCTGGTGGTTACCGGTTCTATTCCTATGGCGATTCCTCGCTGCTGTTCCGGGATCGGAGCGGCGACGACGAGGACGAGGTGTGA
- a CDS encoding ABC transporter permease, translating to MIAGRYLRARRKEAFISVIASLTMVGVAIGVATLIVVMSVMNGFRAELLDKILGLNGHFTAFPIESKFTDYKDTVDAIETVEGVTYAVYFVEGQVLASGRGSSAGVSVRGMDEENLKKLSLLYNSAELGGYDNWDEVNGVAIGYRLAQTLGVTIGDQVQIINPDGAMTPFGSTPQIRSYPVNVIFNVGMVEFDSYFMYMPLEPAQDYFKLYEDVLKPGMGPLDPMASDEEIDAAYERVGQASAVEIFIQNPDAITTMRERLQAKTELRPMVLTDWQQRNETFFSALQVERVVMFTILSMIILVAAFNIISSLVMLVKDKGKDIAVLRTMGATRGAIMRIFSITGTTIGVIGTLSGLVLGLIVAANAETLRAAISNTLGIALFPPEVFFLSALPSKTDPVEVAVVVSLALGLSFLATLYPAWRAAQYDPVEALRYE from the coding sequence ATGATTGCTGGGCGCTATCTGCGCGCGCGGCGCAAGGAAGCCTTCATTTCGGTCATCGCCAGCCTCACCATGGTTGGCGTGGCCATCGGCGTTGCCACGCTCATCGTGGTGATGTCGGTGATGAACGGTTTTCGCGCCGAGCTCCTGGACAAGATCCTGGGGCTCAATGGCCATTTCACGGCCTTTCCCATCGAGAGCAAATTCACCGACTACAAGGACACTGTGGACGCCATCGAGACCGTCGAGGGCGTTACCTATGCGGTGTACTTCGTCGAGGGCCAGGTGCTCGCTTCGGGGCGGGGCAGTTCTGCGGGCGTCAGCGTTCGCGGCATGGATGAGGAAAACCTCAAGAAGCTGAGCCTGCTCTACAATTCGGCCGAGCTCGGTGGTTATGACAATTGGGACGAGGTCAATGGCGTCGCCATCGGCTATCGCCTGGCCCAGACGCTGGGCGTCACCATTGGCGACCAGGTGCAGATCATCAATCCCGACGGTGCCATGACGCCTTTCGGTTCGACCCCGCAGATCCGGTCCTATCCGGTCAACGTCATCTTCAATGTCGGCATGGTCGAGTTCGACAGCTATTTCATGTATATGCCGCTCGAACCGGCGCAGGATTATTTCAAGCTCTACGAAGACGTCCTCAAGCCCGGCATGGGCCCGCTCGATCCGATGGCCAGCGACGAGGAAATCGACGCCGCCTATGAGCGCGTCGGCCAGGCCTCGGCCGTTGAAATCTTCATCCAGAACCCCGACGCCATTACCACCATGCGCGAACGCCTGCAGGCCAAGACCGAGCTGCGTCCCATGGTGCTGACCGACTGGCAGCAGCGCAACGAAACCTTCTTTTCGGCGCTGCAGGTCGAGCGCGTGGTGATGTTCACCATCCTCTCGATGATCATCCTCGTGGCGGCCTTCAACATCATCTCCAGCCTCGTCATGCTGGTGAAGGACAAGGGCAAGGATATCGCCGTGCTGCGCACAATGGGCGCCACGCGCGGGGCGATCATGCGCATCTTTTCCATCACTGGCACCACAATCGGCGTGATCGGTACGCTCAGCGGACTGGTGCTGGGGTTGATCGTCGCCGCCAATGCCGAAACGCTGCGCGCCGCCATTTCCAATACGCTTGGCATTGCGCTTTTCCCGCCGGAAGTGTTCTTCCTCTCGGCCCTGCCGAGCAAGACCGATCCGGTGGAAGTTGCCGTGGTCGTGTCCCTGGCCCTGGGTTTAAGCTTCCTCGCCACGCTTTATCCGGCCTGGCGCGCCGCCCAATATGATCCAGTAGAGGCGCTGCGCTATGAATAG
- a CDS encoding peptidylprolyl isomerase — MADYADPENTLVIETTKGNVVIEMRPDLAPNHVAHIKKLAREGFYDGIVFHRVIEGFMAQTGCPQGRGTGGSQYPDLKAEFSAEPHVRGVASMARAQNPDSANSQFFICFDDARFLDRQYTVWGMVVEGMENVDQIKRGEPVVNPDKMISVKVAADIAA; from the coding sequence ATGGCCGATTACGCCGATCCCGAAAACACCCTCGTCATCGAAACCACCAAGGGCAATGTCGTCATCGAGATGCGTCCTGACCTGGCACCGAACCACGTCGCCCACATCAAGAAGCTGGCGCGTGAAGGTTTCTACGACGGTATCGTGTTCCACCGCGTGATCGAGGGCTTCATGGCCCAGACCGGCTGCCCGCAGGGCCGCGGTACCGGCGGTTCGCAGTATCCCGATCTCAAGGCCGAGTTCAGCGCCGAGCCGCATGTCCGCGGTGTCGCCTCCATGGCCCGCGCCCAGAACCCGGACAGCGCCAATTCGCAGTTCTTCATCTGCTTTGACGACGCCCGCTTCCTCGACCGCCAGTACACCGTCTGGGGCATGGTCGTCGAAGGCATGGAAAATGTCGACCAGATCAAGCGCGGCGAGCCCGTCGTCAATCCGGACAAGATGATCTCGGTCAAGGTCGCCGCAGATATCGCGGCCTAA
- a CDS encoding DMT family transporter has translation METILWALLGIVAGACIATQAPINAQLGRALNVPIAAAGVSFVAGAVVLWAIAFAYSHFADIPINFGAPAPWTFVAGGLLGAIYVFSNIMLTPMIGAAAVMALSVAGQLVGGMLLDKIGFMGMAVREISMGRLAGAALLVAGALMIRIF, from the coding sequence ATGGAAACGATCCTCTGGGCGCTGCTCGGCATTGTCGCAGGCGCTTGCATCGCCACCCAGGCGCCGATCAACGCCCAGCTCGGCCGCGCGTTGAACGTGCCTATTGCCGCGGCCGGCGTCTCGTTCGTGGCCGGCGCGGTCGTGCTCTGGGCCATCGCCTTCGCCTATAGCCACTTCGCAGATATCCCGATCAATTTCGGCGCCCCCGCGCCCTGGACCTTCGTGGCCGGGGGCCTGCTCGGCGCGATCTACGTCTTTTCCAACATCATGCTGACGCCGATGATCGGGGCGGCGGCGGTCATGGCGCTGTCCGTCGCCGGGCAATTGGTAGGCGGCATGCTGCTCGACAAGATCGGCTTCATGGGCATGGCCGTCCGCGAGATTTCCATGGGGCGGCTTGCCGGTGCGGCGCTCCTCGTCGCCGGTGCCCTTATGATCCGCATCTTCTGA
- the tgt gene encoding tRNA guanosine(34) transglycosylase Tgt — protein sequence MSTTTDKQVTFSLLAKDGMGRRGRIDTPRGAIHTPAFMPVGTAGTVKAMYPEQVRETGADILLGNTYHLMLRPGAERVASLGGLHTFMDWERPILTDSGGFQVMSLAKLRKLNEKGVTFKSHIDGSSHELTPERSIEIQTLLDSDIIMQLDECISLPAERKEIERAMELSLRWADRSKTAFNNQKNRALFGIVQGGDDPDLRVGSAEGLKSIGFDGYAVGGLAVGEPQEVMFRVLSNITPELPEDRPRYLMGVGKPDDILGGIERGIDMFDCVHPTRAGRHGHAYTRFGVINFKNARHKDDPRPIDEASPNPNCRRWSRAYLHHLVRTEEILGAMVLSQINLAYYQELTAGTRAAIEAGRLADFAAETRAVWAAGDLPVL from the coding sequence ATGAGCACGACGACAGACAAACAGGTCACCTTCTCCCTTCTCGCCAAAGATGGCATGGGACGGCGCGGCCGTATCGACACGCCTCGCGGCGCCATCCACACCCCAGCCTTCATGCCGGTGGGCACTGCGGGGACGGTCAAGGCCATGTATCCCGAACAGGTGCGCGAGACCGGCGCCGATATCCTTTTGGGCAACACCTATCATCTGATGCTGCGCCCCGGTGCCGAGCGCGTGGCCTCGCTGGGTGGCCTGCATACTTTCATGGACTGGGAGCGGCCGATCCTCACCGATAGCGGCGGCTTCCAGGTGATGTCGCTGGCCAAGCTCCGCAAGCTCAACGAGAAGGGCGTGACCTTCAAGTCGCATATCGACGGCTCCTCCCATGAGTTGACACCGGAGCGTTCCATCGAGATCCAGACCCTGCTCGACAGCGACATCATCATGCAGCTCGACGAGTGCATTTCGCTTCCCGCAGAGCGCAAGGAAATCGAGCGCGCCATGGAGCTCTCGCTCCGCTGGGCCGATCGCTCCAAGACCGCCTTCAACAACCAGAAGAACCGCGCTCTGTTCGGCATCGTGCAGGGCGGCGATGATCCGGACTTGCGCGTGGGCTCCGCCGAAGGGCTGAAGTCGATCGGCTTTGACGGCTACGCCGTTGGCGGCCTTGCCGTAGGCGAGCCGCAGGAAGTCATGTTCCGCGTGCTCTCCAACATCACGCCCGAATTGCCGGAAGACCGTCCGCGCTACCTCATGGGCGTCGGCAAGCCCGACGATATTCTCGGCGGCATCGAGCGGGGTATCGACATGTTCGACTGCGTGCACCCCACCCGCGCCGGCCGCCATGGCCACGCCTATACGCGGTTCGGCGTCATCAATTTCAAGAATGCCCGCCATAAGGACGACCCGCGGCCCATCGACGAGGCCTCGCCAAATCCCAATTGCCGGCGCTGGAGCCGGGCCTATCTTCATCATCTGGTCAGGACGGAAGAGATTTTGGGAGCCATGGTGCTTTCCCAGATCAACCTCGCCTATTATCAAGAACTCACCGCGGGCACTCGCGCCGCTATCGAGGCCGGGCGCCTCGCCGATTTTGCAGCCGAAACACGCGCGGTCTGGGCCGCAGGCGATCTGCCGGTTCTGTAA
- the pgi gene encoding glucose-6-phosphate isomerase, which translates to MAKAGRKDGFAALSKLRKQIAEQPMRLMFAEDPNRFRRFSASGADILLDYSKNRIDEEVMAALFDLARAAGVEERRVQMCEGEHINITEDRAVMHMALRYQGERPVEVDGKDVMPDVRAVLKAIEDYTNAVRSGEIRGHGGDQFTDIVNIGIGGSDLGPVMVTLALEPYTRPDLRAHYVSNVDGAHIHDILKRLDPKKTLFIVASKTFTTDETMTNANSARKWIAEALGEDAVSGHFAAVSTNIEACAKFGIREDRIFGFWDWVGGRYSVWSAIGLPVALAVGYENFAKFLAGADAMDRHFLETPLEQNLPVIMGLLGVWYRNAWGFSTHAVLPYDQRLSRFPAYLQQQDMESNGKSVTLSGKPVGWSTGPIVWGEPGTNGQHAFYQLIHQGTDVIPCDFLIAAQPHESLPPHHDKLVANVLAQSEALMLGKTEEEVVGELKAQGLSKDEIKALAPHKVFPGNRPSNTLFYMQLTPETLGALVALYEHKVFVQGVIWNVNSYDQWGVELGKQLAKALLPKVQGQQSGEGHDSSTQGLLKYYLANKA; encoded by the coding sequence ATGGCTAAAGCTGGTCGTAAGGACGGTTTCGCGGCTCTGAGCAAGCTCAGAAAGCAGATTGCGGAACAGCCCATGCGCTTGATGTTCGCCGAGGATCCGAACCGCTTCCGGCGGTTTTCGGCAAGCGGCGCAGACATCCTGCTCGACTATTCCAAGAACCGGATCGACGAAGAGGTCATGGCTGCCCTCTTCGATCTGGCGCGCGCTGCCGGCGTCGAGGAGCGGCGGGTGCAGATGTGCGAAGGCGAGCACATCAACATCACCGAAGACCGCGCCGTCATGCACATGGCGCTGCGCTATCAGGGCGAGCGCCCGGTAGAGGTCGACGGCAAGGATGTCATGCCCGACGTTCGGGCTGTGCTCAAGGCCATCGAGGATTACACCAATGCCGTTCGCAGTGGTGAAATCCGCGGCCATGGCGGCGATCAGTTCACCGATATCGTCAATATTGGCATTGGCGGGTCGGATCTCGGCCCGGTCATGGTCACGCTCGCCCTCGAGCCCTATACGCGGCCTGATTTGCGTGCCCATTACGTCTCCAATGTCGATGGCGCCCATATCCACGACATCCTCAAGCGCCTCGACCCCAAGAAGACGCTGTTCATCGTCGCCTCGAAAACCTTCACCACCGACGAGACCATGACCAACGCCAATTCGGCGCGGAAGTGGATCGCCGAGGCGCTGGGCGAGGACGCCGTTTCGGGCCATTTCGCCGCCGTCTCCACCAATATCGAGGCCTGCGCCAAGTTCGGCATCCGGGAAGACCGCATTTTCGGGTTCTGGGATTGGGTCGGCGGGCGGTATTCCGTCTGGTCGGCCATCGGCCTGCCCGTGGCGCTGGCCGTTGGCTACGAGAATTTTGCAAAATTCCTGGCCGGCGCCGACGCCATGGACCGCCACTTCCTCGAGACCCCGCTCGAGCAGAACCTGCCCGTCATCATGGGTCTGCTGGGCGTCTGGTATCGCAATGCCTGGGGGTTCTCGACCCACGCCGTCTTGCCCTATGACCAGCGTCTCAGCCGCTTCCCGGCCTATCTGCAGCAACAGGACATGGAATCGAACGGTAAGTCGGTGACGCTCAGCGGCAAGCCCGTTGGCTGGTCCACCGGCCCGATCGTCTGGGGCGAGCCCGGCACTAATGGCCAGCACGCCTTCTATCAGCTGATCCATCAGGGTACCGACGTCATCCCCTGCGATTTCCTCATCGCCGCCCAGCCGCACGAAAGCCTGCCGCCGCACCACGACAAGCTGGTCGCCAATGTGCTCGCCCAGTCCGAAGCGCTCATGCTCGGCAAAACCGAGGAAGAAGTCGTCGGCGAGCTCAAGGCGCAGGGCCTCTCCAAGGACGAGATCAAGGCGCTGGCGCCACACAAGGTGTTCCCCGGCAACCGTCCCTCCAACACGCTGTTTTACATGCAGTTGACCCCCGAGACGCTTGGCGCGCTGGTCGCGCTCTACGAGCACAAGGTGTTCGTCCAGGGCGTCATCTGGAACGTCAATTCCTACGACCAGTGGGGCGTGGAGCTCGGCAAGCAGCTCGCCAAGGCGCTGCTGCCCAAGGTGCAGGGCCAGCAGAGCGGGGAAGGGCACGACAGCTCGACCCAGGGCCTCCTCAAATACTACCTCGCAAACAAGGCCTGA
- the map gene encoding type I methionyl aminopeptidase — MTITTEEQLEKLKAIGRICAVAREAMAAAMQPGMTTLELDEIGAKILAANGARSAPILTYDFPGHTCISVNEEIAHGIPGSRVLREGDLVNIDVSAEKDGVFADCGASYVLGKGDPRLEALCRDGKKAMWAGINAVKAGAPFADIGTAIGKLAKKGGYTLIRNLASHGVGDSLHDEPGEISTWPDKSERRRITDGLVFTIEPFLSMGGQMAEQKDDDDEWTLVAHPLAPCVQYEHTIVATPRGALVVTLAA; from the coding sequence TTGACCATCACCACCGAAGAGCAGCTGGAAAAACTCAAGGCCATCGGCCGCATCTGTGCCGTGGCCCGCGAGGCCATGGCGGCGGCGATGCAGCCGGGCATGACTACGCTCGAGCTGGACGAAATCGGGGCAAAAATCCTCGCCGCAAACGGCGCGCGGTCGGCCCCCATCCTCACCTATGATTTTCCGGGCCACACCTGCATTTCGGTGAACGAAGAGATCGCCCACGGCATTCCGGGCAGCCGCGTGCTGCGCGAGGGCGATCTCGTCAATATCGACGTCTCGGCCGAAAAGGACGGGGTCTTTGCAGATTGCGGCGCGTCCTACGTCCTCGGCAAGGGCGATCCACGTCTCGAAGCCCTTTGCCGCGATGGCAAGAAGGCGATGTGGGCGGGGATCAACGCGGTCAAGGCCGGCGCGCCCTTCGCCGATATCGGCACGGCCATCGGCAAGCTGGCGAAAAAGGGCGGCTATACGCTGATCCGCAATCTCGCCAGCCACGGCGTCGGCGACAGCCTTCATGACGAGCCGGGTGAAATCTCCACCTGGCCCGACAAGTCCGAGCGCCGCCGCATCACCGATGGCCTGGTCTTCACTATCGAACCCTTCCTCTCCATGGGCGGCCAGATGGCCGAACAGAAGGATGATGACGACGAGTGGACGCTGGTGGCCCATCCGCTGGCGCCATGCGTGCAATATGAGCACACCATCGTGGCGACGCCGCGGGGCGCCCTGGTGGTCACCCTGGCGGCCTAA